TCTCTTCAGACCCATTAAgagatttttccaaaaataaaataaatgaacttaATGGACTAATTAAGATTCTGACctccattaagtgcaaacaaatgaggcctaaaAGATTTTCTATCTTTTTGAAAATCCAAAGAAGAATACACAACATTATTTGATTATAGAATTGACCAATTTGTTAATGTAATACTAATGCAGCACATAATCAGATGAAGAACTCAGACAATGTTTCCCTTACCTAAGGAACTAATGTTGACATAGAAGCAACTACAAATCAAGTTGAGAATATACCATTTTCCGCCGCCTATAGGGGATTGATAGATGGTCAAATATCACACACAGAGCCAAAGAGTTTTAGGCATATGTAAACAGAAGAACCATAAATGAACAAGTCGAAAAAACAATTTTGAGTATAGCATAGAACTTTAGAAGCAACATTTCTTTTCCGATACAATACATGAAAATTCTTGGATTGGTAAAGCAGGAAGAAAAATTGGCTGATGTAGAAGGTTTATTTGTTATCATCAACCACACAGTTTACATACTCAGGCAGACTGACTTCAACGCCTATAGTAAGAAGCGCTTATAGCAAGTGTTAGCTCTATTTATCTTTCTAAACCGACATCTCTTCAAATTGGAAAACTAACTATTTGGTATTAGTTGAAGTATTCACCTTTTCATTTTAGAGTTTACTAATTCTcaagttcaaattcttgattttgaCTACTATaagttatgaatttaattaagatCGCATGATCCTAGGATATGATTTGAGTATCAAAAGTTTAAGCTTGTTCACATCAGTTAACTCACCATGGCTCGGCAGAAGCAGAGAGACAAGAGCTGCAAAGTTTGTGAAGAGACTGGTTGTTGCAGCAGATTCTCAAAGACAAATACTAGAGCTGTGACCTTTGTTTCTTAGAAGAAGAGCATCTGGCATCATCATACTGACCCCTCCTTTTCACGATGCAGTGTTCTGTTGGTTCATCATTATTTCCCGTCATTTCACACAGGGCCTTGAGCTTAGATTCATCTTTATACAGCAAACGAAGTCCAAACTCCTTCAACTCTTCCGAAAAAGATAACTTTATGTGCCTATAATCATTTGGTGTTTTTCCGTTTGCCTTAGATATATCCCACAATCCAGCAAGAGGTACCAAGAAAAAATGAATAGCAGATTCTGGAAATCCTTCTGACTGATTGGATAAGGCAAGTGACTGCGTGATACACGgcatcattttatcacataacAATTGAGCTGTGGTGTCTATTAAGCAGCCAGAGTAACATACAGCAAATCCCAAGAAGTTATCACATGCATACCAATTTTCAGGCAATTCGACTGATGTACTTTTATCTTTTCCCTTATGGTGGAACCATCTTGGGATATTTTTCCACTCATTGGTAAACACTCTGAGTGACAAGGAATCTGAAGCACAGATGTCATGCTGGACTGATGAGATATTCTGAAACAATGAATTACAGATTGAATCATTGCTCCAATCGGCGTATATTGTGTCTAATTGCCGTGGAAATTCTGGCAGTTGTGTAAGCTTCTTGCAATCTAATAAGTCCAAGGATTGAAGAGCACAAAGTCGGGCTATGCTTTGAGGCAAATGCTCGAAATTATTTCCCCTCAGATTCAACGCTTTCAAACAGTGTAGGCATCCAATGTCTATCGGAAGTCCTTCATTTATTAGATTGCAGTAACTGAGATCCAGATGTTCCAATGAGCGCAATCCTTCATTCACTCGAGGGAATGAAAAGTACACTCCGTTTTCGAGGCCTACTTCTGATTTTTGTTTTGCAAAAGTCAAAACTTTAAGCCTGTTCAAGCGGACGATGGAAGACGGAGGTTGTGAGATTAGAGTACATCTGGCCTCAAGTATCTCCAGGTTTTCTAAATCACCTATCTCTTTTGGCAAGATTTTGAGTTTTGAGCAGTCGGACACTTTTAGCTTTACCAAACGTTTTAACTCGCCAATGCTGCTTGGAAGTGTTGCAAGGTTTTGCATGCCAATCAAATCTAGTTCTGTAAGACAAGACTGGTGCTGAATAATAGCTGATGGTAGTTTCCTTATCCCAGAACGTTGCACTTGAATCTTTATCTCTGGCTTCAATTTTCCCCGGATCTTCGGGAATTTCTCTAAATTAGAGCAACCTTGTAGATATAGACATTCAAGAGATTCCCAGCAAACATAGCTAAAACTCTCGAGGCTTTTACAGTCTCTCAAATTTAACTTATTGAGTTTTTTGGAACATCTCAAGGAATGGTGAACCTCTTTAAGATTGGTACACTCTTTTAGACCCAAATACTCCAAATTTGGCATATCCGAGAAATCTGGTGTTCGCCTCAAGTTAGCACAGCGGCTGAGAACCAGCCTCCGTAGAAAAGGAAATTTCTGCTATTCAAAACAGTAAAAGAATGAGGTAGGAAAATAAGAAATGTTAGGTAAAAGAATAATCATATAATTAGGGTGGATTTAGATTTGGCTAGTGGCTATTTGTGAATCTACAAACTATTGTGTTTcatttcttcttcgtttttcaAAAGCTACTAAATTCACGTGAACTTGTAATAAGCCTTTGGATCTGCCCCTGGCTAAAGATAAAAGTATTTGATTCTTTAAAAAGTCTAATCGGGATACattaggtgtgtttttgaccATTAACTCATCAATAAAAGGTGTATCTATGGTCCAGTTGAGATGTATATCCAAAAGTTATTGTCAACTTTGAGTGTCTATCTATGTAtttgatcaaaataaaaataaaattgaattcaGTTATTTTACCTTTGTTCCGGTCCATAAATGAAACAGTGAACTCTGCTGGAGATCAAGATGAACAAGCATGTCAGGATCAAATTTGGCTGGCAATGATTCCCAAGGATACTTACAACAGTCGAACCAACGCAAGTTGCTGGGAAGGTACTGATCGTTGGAGCTATCATGTGTATGAAAACCATTGATGTATAATATCCTAAGCTTTTCCACGTCTTTCATGGCCTTTTTTTTAAAGCTTAGGTCTTGAATTTCTGGTATCCAGATTGTTTCGATTGCCTTGGTCCCCTGACAAAAGAATCATTAGTCTACAAAGTATAACTTCAAATATCTGCATAAATAAAATCCGCACTCAGTATGACTACTTTCTCACTTCTCGCAATGCCAAATTTCTCATGTTCCGTTTATTTACTATTGCACTTGAAGTTCTTGAATAACTAGTGCCACTAGAAAAATCAAGGTACAATATTAGTCAGGTCTTTCTCAAGAAATATGTTGCTTAAGAGAAATACTTTGagcaattaattttgtaaagaAGTACATTTTCTTGAGAAGTTCTTTAAAATCGAGTCGAAAAGTTTTTCACATTGTGATAGAAGGAAActgtaatttaaataaaaccaGTAATTGTCATCTTTCAAACAAAAAGTAATCGATGAACAAGTGCCTAACAGACCGAGGATTGATAAGGTAAGTTTTGGCCCCCACTTACTTGTATTTTTGCATTTGAGAATTTTTCGAAATCTTGAGTGAGCCATAGTCTGCTGAGTTCTCCCCTTTCCTTTTGCAATGTCACTATGTATTTTCCCATCTCTTGTATTAACTCATGCATTTGAATTATATCATTTTCAGAGATGAACACAAGAGACTTGTCAATTAGCACCCTCAATCCGTCATCAGCTCCAAAATCACAGCTCTCAAGAATTTGCTTGACTTTGGTTTGTTTTTTCCCTCTTAAGAAGCATGCAATATCTAGAAATATCTCTTGATCTTCACGCTCCAACCCATCATAACTTACTTTGAGGTTTTCAACAACTTTTGAACTAGAGTTCCTCTTTATTCGATCAACAGCACTTCTCCACACGTGTATATCCTTCTTATGTAAGGAAGAACCCCACACTTTCAGGGCTAAAGGAAGGCCTTCTGCATGACTTACTACCTCCAACGTTATCTCCTCGAAACACTTATCTGGAACTTCATTTTTGAAAGCATATTGGTTGAACAACTGAATAGCATCATGTTCAAGTAGTGTAGTCATAGGATATACAGCATCGTTTTTTCCTATGAAATGTTTGTCCCTAGTTGTTGCAATAATTCTGCTGCCATTACCAAACCAATCAAGATCCCCTGCAAGGTAATCCAATTGGTCTTCATGATCTATGTTATCAAGCACAACTAGAACCTTCTTCAAACGAAGTCTACGAGCCATCAGGTGCCTCCCTTCCTCCTTATCATGCACACTTTCTTTTTCCCCAACCAGTTTAGAGAGAAGAATACTTTGCAGAGAATGTATTTCATACTTGTTTTCTTTATTGTACGGAAGGAAACAAGCCccgtcaaatttaaatttagatgAGAGTAAATCAAAAATAGCTCTAGCTATAGTCGTTTTACCAACTCCCACCATTCCCCAGATCCACACAATCCGAACATCATTTGCTTTCATCTCTAGAAGGGAGTTGACTTTCTTTAAATGAGCATCTATTCCCACAACATCTGTCAAATAAGATAAAGAAGTCTCACGTAATTTGGGCGAAATTCTATTAACAAGATCCCCAATACATTCAGATTCAATCCTACAAAAAGAGTTACAACATTATTGATATATACAGATAAGAGAGACAAGAATAAGCTTTTCGCATCCAAACTCACCAATCGCGGATATCATATCCTTTTAAATCTGCGGCATCTCTTAGAGCAGTCCTCCATCTTTGCATCTTTTGGATTCCTTCATCATCATTCTCATACCTCAATTTGTGTTTGGTAAATGCGTCTGCAAAGCTTTCACTTTGGTTTCGAACATGTGATGAATCCACATCATAGAAGACTGGTATGACTAATTGTCCATCTTTCACGTTGCATTCCATGATCTTCACTAGTTCATTCAAGCACCACCTCGACTCAGCATAATTCTTTGAGAAAATGATTACGGCAACTTGAGACTCTTCTATAGCTTTCACTAGTTCTTTTGAGAGGGAATCACCATTCTCTAGCCTTTTATTATCTAGAAAGGTGATTATTCCCCTGTTATCCAAACGTTCATACAAGTGACTCGTAAAATTTCTGCGAGTATCTTTGCCTCtaaaacttagaaacacatCGTACTTGTACTTCCGTTGAGGACATGGATACTGTGAATTACTCTCAGAAGAATAAGATGATGATGCCATCATTTCTTGGCAGATTTGGAAGGTGAAGGGGAGGAAGGAAGTCTTGTCTGGCCAATGGAGATCACAAGAGagaaaaaatgttattgttgACCATGGTTAAAAATGAttgtattttagaaaataaatctgaaccattcattattttttggaGACAGGTGTCATAAAAATACACACCCAACTAGAGAGATGACATACTGGAGGGGAGGGGAGCCAAAACCATTGACTTGAATCAATTATTGCTATGGTACCAGTCAACTGGTAAGCATTTCCATTGAATAATCattcatataataaagtaaGAGACAACTTTCTGTGAAGCTTCTGAAGTGTGAACATGTTTGTATGAAACGGTCAAGAGCACACATCTTAACCAAACTCTTTTTAGATCCATTTACTAGCGGTATGAATGTTGAGTAATGGTTAAAACGGAGTAAATAGAACCAAATAAAGTGCAGTAAAGAGTAAGGAGTATAGATCTGAATGTTTCAGTGTGTTTGCAAGCATATCTGGGAGCACTAATCTTAGCTCTGAGAGTATCTTCGTGTGAATGTGTTAGGCAAGAACTTGGACAAAGTAAAAGTAGACTGGGATTAAAGAAGATAATgtattgttgttgtattggTAGAATTTGAAATTCCTTTACAAATGTTTGATGCAAACTATTTAAAGGTTACAGTGGGGAGGGGCTTTGGCCAATCCCTTTCATAATAAGACCAATGATAAAACACCAGGTGGTGGTACCGTTAATAATGCCAGCTAATATTCCTATAGAGCTCAAATTCGTACAAGGCTCGTCAGCGCACCTGAATCTCCCAACATCTTCTCTCCCTTGTCTCATTGTCCTTCAGATTCATCTGTTCTATCTTCAATTCATTCCCAGAGGATGTCTTCTTGAAGGCTCTTTGGTGTGCTCTCGGGTGACCTGTTTTCCGAGCCTTCTCTTGTAACCTCCCTTGTTTTGTCTCCTTCCATGCCACATGTACCTGGACAAGTTTAATACACAGAGATTGTGGTTGTTATAAGAGATAAAATTGATGGTATTTGGTACAAAGTTTATATAAAGAAAGTCAACTTGTATATATGCTGTAGAGAGTAGGAAATTTTTGTCATAGAATTACACCTACCTACCTTAAGTGGCTCCATACTCCAGAGTAATTTGTACACAATGCACAACTAAAAGTACAAGCTGATGAAGCTGcaaggaaaaagaagaataatttCTTTGTCGCTGACAGAACAGTTTGACTTCACTCATGTTTGTCTCGATTGataactgttttttttttggtagacAAGATAGTATGTTAAACACGCTGGCTATTACAGAGTGGTTACATAGCTGGGTTGACCATTTGTTGATTGCATAGTAGAATTAGATAAAGCAGTGGGAGCAAAAGTAATAGCACTAGCACTAGCACTAGGAAGGGTTATTTACAACTCCAGAAGGGGGAAACTATGCTGACTAGTGACTATGTGCTTTTTACGCAGGTAAACAGTGCCTGCTTTATCAGCGTGGAGTGCATTGGTAATGCAATCTGGAGCTTGGTCAAAAACTTGTAGTGAACACCCTGGTGGTTGTTGGGATTGCCATCCCGTTCTAATTCTCCAATTCTGAGATGACAAATTTCCAGtacttttattgattttttggtTGTTACCATAATACTGGATTGGATTGATCAGTTTCGGTGTTTTGTTCCTAACCACCAACTATTTCTACCACATGTAGATTTGAAAGTGGAACAATATCAAAACTCTATGCTTGCTTGACGTTAACAGAAAGCACTTGAGCTCTACATCCGAAGGAAGAATAGTTACTCTACCACCAGATCTCCATTTGGTTCCTGGATATAGTTTCCCTTTGGTCCGTTTGCTTTGTGATGTGAGGTGACTTACTGATAGTTCCATGGATTCTCACCCACCCGTTTTGGCAAAGTTTTCTTGCTTCTCGCACATTTATCTGCAATAGGATTATGGACAGGCTAATCATCAGCAAATGTGAAGATGTGATTCTATATCATAATGAAATGTGGCATTCTGGTCTAAGAGAGGTGTAGTGTGACGTCTACTAATATGACAAGTATATAATGATTTGAAGAGAACGTATTATTGCATACTTCTCAGGCCAAGACACTAGTAATTCACATAATTGGTTTGTGAGTACTTTTAGGTACTAACTGAATTAATGTTGCGTGATTCCAGGATCTGATTTGAGCATCGAAAATTTGAACTTGTTAGCCTATAACTCACCTTGGTTAATCATGGTTCACACAAGCGGATATAATATGAAGAATCAGTTGACGAAACTCACTGAAAATATGTAAATCAATGATTGAAGAGCTCCTGTCAATaaaggaaagaagaaagaaaacaaaagggtAAAAAAGAATCAGTataaaaaattgtcaattttgGAAGAAGATTTTGTAGATAATAGGAGAGAATACAGTTTCACAACAAACTagggaaaaagaaaatcatgagGCATATTACCTATACTTAAGAAATGTGACCTTCTAATGTTATTGACTATTCGACATCAACTGGCTTCATTGGACAACGGAGTCATGAGTTCTATATCTGTTGGTTCATCATCATTTTCTCTCATTTGTAATAATGCATCAGTTGCTGCCAATATGGAATTCACACTGCATCAAATGGATGTGTAGAGTGCCTTCCTGAATGAGTTATTAAAGGAGGTTAAATGGGGAGGGGTTCAAATTTCGGATAGAGGGATTAAGTGCCAAACTGAGTCATCCCACATAAAGCTTTTAAAGTTATGTAATGTTTTAGAAACTTCTGGTTTttctaaaatgaatttattttgcAAGTAAAATGGTGAATATCAGTTTCTGATGAAGAGCATACAAGAGTAGGTTCTTTCTGATTAGATAGCCATCACAATAGTAAGCATTTGTGGCATTCAAGTTAgttctataaattaaaattcaagttaAGTTCTACAAGTGAAATCCAGATTGCTCACTTTGTCAACATCTTCAGAGTTTAGTCTCTTGCTCCTGCTTAGTTAACTGTGGCAACTGCCACATAAACTCCCCAGCAGCTGCACAGGCCTCAAAACCCCACCAAAATTTACTTCATGGAGGAAAAACTAGTTCTGTAACTAATGCTGCACATAATTAAATGAAGAACTAAGAGAATGATTCCCTCACTTGAGGAATTAATGTTGATATATAAGCATCTACAGATTAAGTTGAGAACTATCCCATTTTTTGCCTAATATAGGGGATTGATGCGCAAACATCACACAGCAAAGCCAAAGCAAAGACTCCGATTGCGGATTGCCCAATTCGAACAATGGAAATAGCAAATGAAGTTTTCATCAGCTAAAAAATGATACTTCAAAGTGAATATGATATTTGATTCTGAGGAGAAACCTAGTCCTTCATTCTCACTGGAAAACGTGAGTGAACTAATTAAAGAAACCAAAAATACTTGATTTCAGCAAATCACTTTAGAGCCAATTAAATTGTAAAAAGAACCACAAATGAACAAGTCGACATTACAAATTTGAGTATAATATAGAACTTAAGAGAAATTTGTTTCTAATACTCTAAAGAGACGTTTGGTGTGAGGTATAATGTACAATATTCTCGAGATACAATGCAGGATATTTTTATACTGTTTTTGGTTGGAGGTATTAGGTAGCCTTTGAATTATTTATCCCACCATTTATACTATATTGATGGGATAACTTATCCATAGACATAGTGGAATAACTTACTCcgggataacttatcccaacCAAATGACCTTATAGGGTTGTTTGGTACGAGGGATAAGAGATAAAAATACCTGGATAAACGCATGATTATTTATTCTATGTTTGGTTAAGGGTATCAGTTCGGGATTATTTATCCCCTATTTGTACTAAAATGATAGAATAAGTTATACTATATAAATTGGGGGTTAACTAATCCCTTGGGATATCCCAATCCATGAGATATCGTTGTCTATCCCATCCCCATACTTAACAACCCTTAAAATGTTTACTAATTTTCATGTTCAGATTCTTGATTTGCGGGTACCTATcgtgaaaaaaaaatcttcacttGTGAGCACTTTTAAGGCAAGAATCCAGGATCTCATTTGAATATCAAGAAATTAAACTTGCTCACATCCTTCAACTCACCTTGGTTAATCATATGGCTTAACACAAGATGGAGAATCAATCGACAAAACTCACAGTTGATATGTATATCACCATTGATGAGCTCATGTCAATACGGGAAAGAATAAagaacaaaaaggaaaagaaatgaaaaaaaattattaacagaATTGGAAGAAGACCTTGTAGGTTGTAGCTAATAGAACAGAATTACATAAAAGGAGTTGAACTGAATTTCACTACCAACTagggaaaaaaattaatcatgaGGTATATTACCTATATTTAAGCCAAAATTCTGGGTTTCGGGGAAAGAGCTGCAAAGTTTCTGAAGAAACTGGTTGTTGCTGCAGATTCTCAAAGACAGGTCCAATGAATGAATATTAGAAATGTGACCTTTGTTTCTTAGAAGAGGAGCAGCCGACTTCATCATGGTGTTCACTATCGTCAGATCTGTTCCTCTTTGTCCCAATGCAATGTTCTGTTGGTTCATCTTTATACAACATACGAAATCCAAACTCCTTCATTTCTCCGGAGAACAATAACTTAATAAGCCCATAGTCATTTGGTGTTTTCCCATTTGCCTTAGATGTTTCCCATAAGCCAGCAAGAGGTACCAAGAAAAAATGAATAGTAGGTTCAGTATCACATTCTAAACCGCTGGATGATTCTGAATCATAATTTGGAAGGGTGGATAATTCTAGTTTCTGGGTCATCCGATCATCACACAAGGGAATCAAGTCAACTGTGATGTCAATTAGGTTGCCAGAGTAACATACAGCAAATCCCAAAAAGTTATCACTTACATACCAATTTTCAGGCAAATTGATCGATACACTTTCATTTATTCCCTGATGGTGGAACCAACTTGGGATCTTATTCCCACCATGCACAATGGTAAACACTCTTTGTGACAAGGAATCTGAAGCAGAGATGGCATTCGACAAGGAAACGATATCCTGAGACAAAGAACGCGGAAGTGAAATATACATGGAATTTAGATCCCTCATCACACTGTCTAACAAGTGAATATCCGACTTCAGTTTCATGCTTGCGAGGATTTCTGGAAAATTTTCTAAACTAGAGCACCCCTCTAGATTCAGATATTCAAGGGAATCGATGCACAGAACTCGAAACCTCTTGAGCCATTTACAATTAGTCAATTTTAATGTACAGAGCTTTTTGAGACATCCCAGGGAATGATGAACCTCTTCAAGATTCATACAATTTGACAGATTCAAAGTCTCCAAGTTTTGCATCCCACCGAAACCTGGCAACTCTTTAAGCCTCTTGCAATATGATAGGTCCAAGGATCGAAGAGCACCAAGTTGGGCTATGCTTTGAGGCAAATGCTCAAAATTATTTCCACAGAGACATAACTCGTTCAAAGAGGATAAGTATCCAATGTCTTGCGGAAGCCCTCCATCTATTAGATTGCAGTAGCTGAGATTCAGAATCTCCAACAAGCGTAATCCATCAGACACTGGAGGGAAAACAAAGCAAACTCCATCTTCGAGGCCTACTTCTGATTCTTGTTTTGCGAACCGCAAGAAATGAAGCTTGTTCAAATGGACTATGGAGCGCGGAGGTTGTGAAATTAGAGTATCTTTGGCATCAAGCCACTCCAAGTTTTCTAAATCCCCTATCTCTTTTGGAAAGCTTTCAAGTTTTGAGCATGCCGAGACATTTAGCTCCACCAAATTTTTCAACTTACAAATAGTGCTCGGAAGTGTTACAAGGTTTTCTAAACCTCTCAAATCTAGGCACCTTATCCCACTctttaacttcaaattcatgCTTCCGGTGATTTCTGGAAAATTTTCTAAACTAGAGCACCCCTCCAGATTCAGATATTCAAGGGAGTCGATGCACAAAACTGGAAACCTCTTGATTCTTTCACAATTAGTCAATTTTAATGAACAGAGCTTTTCAAGAAATCCCAGGGAATGATGAACCTCTTCAAGATTCATACAATTTGACAGATTCAAAGTCTCCAAGTATGGGATCCCCATGAAACCTGGCAACTCTTTGAGCCTCTTGCAATCTGATAAGTTCAAGAATCGAAGAGCGCCAAGTTGTGCTATGCTTCGAGGCAAATGCTCGAAATTATTTCCACAGAGATACAACTCTTTCAAAGAGCGTAGGCAACCAATATCTTCTGGAAGTCCTCCATCTATTAGATTGCAGTAACTGAGATCTAGATGTTCCAATGACCGTAACCCTTCATCCACTTGAGGGAACACAAAGTTCACTCCATCTACGAAACCTCCTCCAGAATTTCGTTTTgcaaaactcaaaaatttaaGCTTGTTCAACTGGACAATGGAAAATGGAGGTTGTGAGATTAGAGTACCTCTAGCATCAAGATTCTCCAAGTTTTTTAAATCCCCTATCTCTTCTGGAAAGTTTTTAAGCTTAGAGCAATCCGACACATTTAGGCTGACCAAACTTTCCAACTTACAAATGCTGCTTGGAAGTGTTGCAAGGTTTTCAAAACCTCTAAAACCTAGAGCCCTTATTACACTGTCGAGCATGTGAATCTCTAACTCCGCTTTCATGCTACCGAGTATTACCGGAATTTTCTCTAAACTAGAGCAATCCCGTAAACACAAATAGTCAAGAGAATCGATGCACAGAGCTGGAAACCTCTTAAGCCGTTTACAATTAGTCAATTTTAATGTACAGAGCTTTCTGAGAAGTCCCAGGGAATGATGAACCTCTTCAAGATTTATACAATTTGACAGATTCAAAGTCTCCAAGTTTTGCATCCCCATGAAACCTGGCAAATCTTTAAGCCTCTTGCAATATGATAGGTCCAAAGATCGAAGAGCACCAAGTTGGGCTATGCTTTGAGGTAAATGCCCAATGTTATTTATACTGAGATTCAAAGTCACCAAGTTTGGCATCCCCATGAAACCTGGCAACTCTTTAAGCCTCTTGCACTCTTTTAAGTCCAAGGATCGA
The DNA window shown above is from Solanum lycopersicum chromosome 11, SLM_r2.1 and carries:
- the LOC109118962 gene encoding TMV resistance protein N-like; this translates as MMASSSYSSESNSQYPCPQRKYKYDVFLSFRGKDTRRNFTSHLYERLDNRGIITFLDNKRLENGDSLSKELVKAIEESQVAVIIFSKNYAESRWCLNELVKIMECNVKDGQLVIPVFYDVDSSHVRNQSESFADAFTKHKLRYENDDEGIQKMQRWRTALRDAADLKGYDIRDWIESECIGDLVNRISPKLRETSLSYLTDVVGIDAHLKKVNSLLEMKANDVRIVWIWGMVGVGKTTIARAIFDLLSSKFKFDGACFLPYNKENKYEIHSLQSILLSKLVGEKESVHDKEEGRHLMARRLRLKKVLVVLDNIDHEDQLDYLAGDLDWFGNGSRIIATTRDKHFIGKNDAVYPMTTLLEHDAIQLFNQYAFKNEVPDKCFEEITLEVVSHAEGLPLALKVWGSSLHKKDIHVWRSAVDRIKRNSSSKVVENLKVSYDGLEREDQEIFLDIACFLRGKKQTKVKQILESCDFGADDGLRVLIDKSLVFISENDIIQMHELIQEMGKYIVTLQKERGELSRLWLTQDFEKFSNAKIQGTKAIETIWIPEIQDLSFKKKAMKDVEKLRILYINGFHTHDSSNDQYLPSNLRWFDCCKYPWESLPAKFDPDMLVHLDLQQSSLFHLWTGTKKFPFLRRLVLSRCANLRRTPDFSDMPNLEYLGLKECTNLKEVHHSLRCSKKLNKLNLRDCKSLESFSYVCWESLECLYLQGCSNLEKFPKIRGKLKPEIKIQVQRSGIRKLPSAIIQHQSCLTELDLIGMQNLATLPSSIGELKRLVKLKVSDCSKLKILPKEIGDLENLEILEARCTLISQPPSSIVRLNRLKVLTFAKQKSEVGLENGVYFSFPRVNEGLRSLEHLDLSYCNLINEGLPIDIGCLHCLKALNLRGNNFEHLPQSIARLCALQSLDLLDCKKLTQLPEFPRQLDTIYADWSNDSICNSLFQNISSVQHDICASDSLSLRVFTNEWKNIPRWFHHKGKDKSTSVELPENWYACDNFLGFAVCYSGCLIDTTAQLLCDKMMPCITQSLALSNQSEGFPESAIHFFLVPLAGLWDISKANGKTPNDYRHIKLSFSEELKEFGLRLLYKDESKLKALCEMTGNNDEPTEHCIVKRRGQYDDARCSSSKKQRSQL